One genomic region from Candidatus Tisiphia endosymbiont of Dioctria linearis encodes:
- the ccmA gene encoding heme ABC exporter ATP-binding protein CcmA yields the protein MLSFEQVTLIIEQKSIFTNISMTFLPSSIVYFQGTNGCGKTSLLRIVANIQNPTSGNILYRTLNCKYLKKPYCNYIGHNLGLKSQTTVLEYLRFWSTIYDSLETLESSVHYFKLYNILHEKCYRLSAGNQKKVALAKLIACQSNLWLLDEVEANLDQENKELLYNLMISKANNGGVILATSHSNIDIKSAQIINLEDYLLLNK from the coding sequence ATGCTGTCATTTGAGCAAGTCACTCTTATTATAGAGCAAAAAAGTATCTTCACTAATATTAGTATGACTTTTTTACCGTCATCTATAGTTTATTTTCAAGGAACCAATGGTTGTGGAAAGACTTCATTACTTAGAATTGTTGCTAATATACAAAATCCAACAAGTGGCAATATTTTGTATAGAACATTGAACTGCAAATATTTAAAGAAACCTTATTGTAATTATATTGGACATAATCTTGGATTAAAATCTCAAACAACTGTATTAGAATATCTAAGATTTTGGTCTACAATTTATGATTCCCTTGAAACATTAGAATCTTCGGTACATTATTTTAAGTTATATAACATTTTGCATGAGAAATGTTACAGGCTTTCTGCTGGCAACCAAAAGAAGGTTGCCTTAGCAAAGCTCATTGCTTGCCAATCAAATTTATGGTTATTAGATGAAGTAGAAGCAAATCTAGATCAAGAAAATAAAGAATTGCTATATAATTTGATGATTTCAAAAGCAAATAATGGGGGGGTGATTTTGGCTACCTCCCACTCCAATATAGATATTAAGTCAGCACAAATAATTAATCTTGAGGATTATCTGTTGTTGAACAAATAA
- the rpsD gene encoding 30S ribosomal protein S4, with protein MTKIISSKYKASRRLGVSLWGDSKDAFNTRNYRPGQHGQNSMVKTSDYGVHLKAKQKLKCHYGRINEKQFRNTFALAQKMKGNTGENFIGLLERRLDAVIYRMNIAPTIFAARQFVTHGHIKVNGKKVDIPSMRLKEGDVIELKESAKQIPVILETASKQENTVPGYLTFDAHSLSGKFVRIPVISDVPYPFEPEVHLVIELYSR; from the coding sequence GTGACAAAAATTATTAGTTCTAAATATAAGGCAAGCAGAAGACTAGGTGTAAGCCTGTGGGGCGATAGCAAAGATGCCTTCAATACAAGAAATTACCGTCCTGGTCAACATGGTCAGAATAGTATGGTTAAAACTTCTGATTATGGTGTACACTTAAAAGCTAAACAAAAGCTTAAATGTCATTATGGTCGGATTAACGAAAAACAATTTAGAAACACCTTTGCTCTTGCACAAAAAATGAAAGGCAATACTGGTGAAAATTTTATAGGTCTATTAGAGAGAAGGCTTGACGCTGTTATCTACAGAATGAATATTGCCCCAACGATTTTTGCTGCAAGACAATTTGTCACCCATGGTCATATTAAGGTAAATGGCAAAAAGGTTGATATCCCAAGCATGCGATTAAAAGAAGGCGATGTCATCGAGCTAAAGGAATCAGCAAAACAAATTCCTGTAATACTCGAAACAGCTAGCAAACAAGAAAATACCGTACCAGGTTATTTAACTTTTGATGCCCATTCATTGTCTGGTAAGTTCGTCAGAATTCCAGTAATTTCTGATGTTCCATACCCTTTTGAGCCAGAAGTACATTTAGTAATTGAACTTTATTCAAGATAG
- a CDS encoding palindromic element RPE2 domain-containing protein, whose translation MDQPSISEEDSSSTVESYSQFRGGGTRNDGATPITDRRATSDNVPNFSSIDYRALFTKNIYYSC comes from the coding sequence GTGGATCAACCATCTATTAGCGAGGAAGATAGTAGTTCAACTGTCGAAAGTTATAGTCAATTCAGGGGGGGGGGTACTAGGAACGATGGAGCGACGCCTATAACTGATAGGCGAGCGACGAGCGACAACGTCCCCAACTTCTCATCAATTGACTATAGAGCCTTATTTACTAAAAACATCTATTACTCCTGCTGA
- a CDS encoding HD domain-containing protein: MEDINNCQYDWEARYTNCHYAERLLNKLSELNHQVTQPVDMKEVGRGICYAKKYHGNQMRQSGDPYYSHPIEVAYMVAEYTALNIPKYYRTDMIITSLLHDTIEDTTLTEDMIGRVFGEQVASQVADLTRVKFYGKISAAETLNILFQQKKNDILIIKLFDRLHNMQTIAAKSPEKIKKIIEETLQGFVILAIYLEIPEIKWNFIKMCFQHLSITHCSTLDLHSLLDNFPFLFPIFQSFIRNK, translated from the coding sequence GGAAGCAAGATACACAAATTGTCATTATGCCGAAAGGCTACTCAATAAATTATCTGAACTGAACCATCAAGTAACGCAACCAGTAGATATGAAGGAGGTTGGAAGAGGTATATGTTACGCCAAAAAATATCATGGCAACCAAATGCGACAATCCGGCGATCCGTATTACTCCCACCCGATAGAGGTAGCATATATGGTTGCTGAATATACCGCACTAAATATACCAAAATATTACAGAACTGATATGATCATTACCAGCTTACTGCATGATACTATTGAAGATACAACTCTTACCGAAGATATGATTGGTAGAGTTTTTGGTGAGCAAGTTGCTAGTCAAGTGGCAGATTTGACCAGGGTGAAATTTTATGGGAAGATTAGTGCGGCAGAGACACTGAATATATTATTTCAACAAAAGAAAAATGATATTTTAATAATAAAACTCTTTGATCGACTTCATAACATGCAGACTATTGCTGCTAAGTCTCCTGAGAAGATTAAGAAAATTATAGAGGAAACTTTACAAGGGTTTGTAATCCTCGCTATATATTTAGAGATACCAGAAATAAAATGGAATTTTATAAAAATGTGCTTTCAACATTTATCAATCACACACTGTTCGACATTGGATTTGCACAGTCTTTTGGATAATTTCCCGTTTCTTTTTCCAATTTTTCAAAGTTTTATTCGGAATAAATAG